The following coding sequences are from one Devosia neptuniae window:
- a CDS encoding methylamine dehydrogenase light chain, protein MAMIDTIFEWLDRGAEKSSRRIAQGTGRRSFLTKAGAAMLGGSLLPMLPFDRNFGQAFAQEGASPDGDQTSCDYWRYCALDGNLCNECGGTLNQCPPGSEASKVSWVGTCRNPNDEKDYLVSYNDCCGKATCAGSFCFTSEGERPGYRMGLYNDINWCMANDSKGYHCTVAVLVGLADA, encoded by the coding sequence ATGGCAATGATCGACACTATCTTTGAATGGCTCGACCGGGGCGCCGAAAAGAGCAGCCGCCGCATCGCCCAAGGCACCGGCCGGCGGAGCTTTCTGACCAAGGCGGGCGCCGCCATGCTGGGGGGAAGCCTGCTGCCCATGTTGCCCTTCGACCGCAATTTCGGCCAGGCCTTTGCGCAAGAGGGCGCCTCTCCCGATGGCGACCAGACCTCGTGCGATTACTGGCGCTATTGCGCGCTGGACGGCAATCTCTGCAATGAATGCGGCGGCACGCTCAACCAGTGCCCGCCGGGCTCGGAAGCCTCCAAAGTCTCCTGGGTGGGCACCTGCCGCAATCCCAATGACGAGAAGGATTACCTCGTCTCCTACAATGATTGCTGCGGGAAGGCGACCTGCGCCGGCTCGTTCTGCTTCACCTCCGAAGGCGAACGCCCCGGCTATCGCATGGGTCTCTACAACGACATCAACTGGTGCATGGCCAATGATTCCAAGGGCTATCACTGCACCGTGGCCGTGCTGGTCGGGCTCGCCGATGCATAA
- the uca gene encoding urea carboxylase has product MFTKVLIANRGEIAVRVIKTLRRMDIASVAVYSDADRFTKAISLADEAVRLGPAPASESYLDIDAVIAACKSTGAQAVHPGYGFLSENIRFAERLAAEGIAFIGPTPANIKAFGLKHTARELAKASGVPLLPGTDLLTSAAEALSAAETVGYPVMLKSTAGGGGIGMQLCADASTLAAAFDSVQRTATASFGDARVYIERFVSDARHVEVQIFGDGKGGVIALGERDCSLQRRNQKVVEETPAPGLTDATRARLHKAATDLGAAAAYASAGTVEFIYDPIREDFYFLEVNTRLQVEHPVTEAVFGIDLVEWMIRQAAGEDPIATAGPITPKGASIEVRLYAEIPHANFQPSAGLLTEVRFSDSARIDTWIETGTEVTPYYDPMLAKIIVAGADRPTAIANLRAALNDTSITGIETNLAYLRAIAASDLLASGKVATTALKDFAFIPDVIEVLAPGAQSSLQELPGRLGLWHVGVPPSGPMDERSFRHANRLVGNADVTAALELTVAGPTLRFHAPATIALAGAAMPMKLDGALVAHNSAIAVAAGQTLSIGAIAGPGQRSYLAVSGGFAAPVVLGSRATFGLGQFGGHATSTLKAGQVLHLARAEQTAARPASAPAPLSRHWDVGVLYGPHGAPDFFLDTDIETLFATDYEVHFNSARTGVRLIGPAPKWARTDGGEAGLHPSNLHDNAYAVGAIDFTGDMPIILGPDGPSLGGFVCPAVIARDELWKMGQFKPGDTIRFRPLARPDDPIAAPAIQRPDIDTGSAILARSDDGPVPVVYRRQGDDNLLVEYGDMSLDIALRLRVHLLMKSIQRDGKIGAIDLTPGIRSLQIHYDGTAMSRSRLLGLLGEIEKSLPAAEEVVVPSRIVHLPLSWNDPDIQLAMQKYQELVRPNAPWCPDNIEFIRRINGLDSVDAVKQTIFDASYLVLGLGDVYLGAPVATPVDPRHRLVTTKYNPARTWTPENAVGIGGAYMCIYGMEGPGGYQLFGRTIQVWNTWRSTPAFQPQKPWLLNFFDQIRFFPVDHQELAEARAAFPHGAYPIRIEETKFSYADYARDLAANANSITAFKTRQQAAFDAERNRWKAEGLDSFVADDAGNGALEGDIPAGCFGVGSTVPGNIWKILVEDGAAVAEGEAVAIVESMKMEITVTAHAAGRVRDVRAAPGRNVKTGDVIVVLEEI; this is encoded by the coding sequence ATGTTCACCAAAGTCCTCATCGCCAATCGCGGCGAAATCGCCGTGCGCGTCATCAAAACCCTGCGCCGCATGGACATCGCCTCGGTCGCCGTCTATTCCGACGCCGACCGCTTCACCAAGGCCATCTCGCTCGCCGATGAAGCCGTCCGTCTCGGCCCGGCGCCCGCCAGCGAGAGCTATCTCGATATCGACGCCGTCATCGCCGCCTGCAAATCCACCGGCGCCCAGGCGGTCCATCCCGGCTACGGCTTTCTCAGCGAAAACATCAGATTCGCCGAACGGCTAGCCGCCGAAGGCATCGCCTTTATCGGACCGACTCCGGCCAATATCAAAGCCTTCGGCCTCAAGCACACCGCCCGCGAACTGGCCAAGGCCAGCGGCGTCCCCCTGCTGCCGGGCACGGACCTGCTGACCAGTGCCGCCGAAGCCCTGTCTGCGGCCGAAACCGTCGGCTACCCCGTCATGCTCAAAAGCACGGCCGGCGGCGGCGGTATCGGCATGCAACTCTGCGCCGACGCTTCGACTCTCGCCGCCGCCTTCGACAGCGTGCAGCGCACCGCCACGGCCAGCTTTGGCGATGCCCGCGTCTATATCGAGCGCTTCGTCTCCGATGCCCGCCATGTCGAAGTGCAGATATTCGGCGACGGCAAAGGTGGGGTTATCGCCCTGGGCGAACGTGATTGCTCCCTGCAGCGCCGCAACCAGAAAGTTGTCGAGGAAACCCCCGCGCCCGGCCTCACTGACGCCACCCGCGCCCGCCTGCACAAAGCCGCTACCGATCTGGGCGCCGCCGCCGCCTACGCCTCCGCCGGCACCGTGGAATTCATCTACGATCCCATCCGCGAGGATTTCTATTTCCTTGAGGTCAATACCCGCCTCCAGGTCGAACATCCCGTCACCGAAGCCGTATTCGGCATCGACCTTGTCGAATGGATGATCCGCCAGGCCGCCGGCGAAGACCCCATAGCGACAGCCGGCCCGATCACCCCCAAAGGCGCCTCCATCGAAGTGCGCCTCTATGCCGAAATCCCGCATGCCAATTTCCAGCCCAGCGCGGGCCTGCTGACTGAAGTGCGGTTCTCCGACAGCGCCCGTATCGACACCTGGATCGAAACCGGCACCGAGGTCACCCCCTATTACGACCCCATGCTGGCCAAGATCATCGTGGCCGGGGCCGACCGCCCCACTGCCATCGCCAATCTGCGCGCCGCGCTCAACGACACCTCGATCACCGGCATCGAAACCAATCTGGCATATCTCCGCGCCATCGCAGCCTCCGATCTGCTCGCCAGCGGCAAGGTGGCCACCACTGCGCTCAAGGACTTCGCTTTCATCCCCGATGTCATCGAAGTCCTCGCCCCCGGCGCGCAATCAAGCCTGCAGGAACTCCCCGGGCGTCTGGGCCTCTGGCATGTCGGCGTGCCCCCGAGCGGCCCCATGGACGAGCGCTCCTTCCGCCACGCCAACCGCCTCGTCGGCAACGCCGACGTTACGGCTGCACTCGAACTCACTGTCGCCGGCCCCACCCTGCGCTTTCACGCCCCCGCCACTATCGCGCTGGCTGGCGCCGCCATGCCGATGAAGCTCGACGGCGCCCTTGTCGCCCACAACTCGGCAATCGCCGTCGCCGCCGGGCAAACCCTGAGCATCGGCGCCATCGCCGGCCCCGGCCAACGCAGCTATCTCGCCGTGTCCGGCGGCTTCGCGGCTCCCGTGGTCCTCGGCTCCCGCGCCACCTTCGGCCTTGGCCAATTCGGCGGCCACGCCACCAGCACGCTCAAAGCAGGCCAGGTGCTCCATCTCGCCCGCGCCGAGCAGACAGCCGCCCGGCCCGCCAGCGCCCCGGCACCCCTCTCCCGCCACTGGGATGTCGGCGTGCTTTACGGCCCCCATGGCGCGCCGGACTTCTTCCTCGATACCGATATCGAAACCCTCTTCGCCACCGATTACGAGGTCCACTTCAACAGTGCCCGCACCGGCGTCCGTCTCATCGGCCCCGCCCCCAAATGGGCCCGCACCGATGGCGGCGAAGCGGGCTTGCACCCCTCGAATCTGCACGACAATGCCTATGCCGTCGGCGCCATCGACTTCACCGGCGACATGCCCATCATCCTGGGCCCCGATGGTCCGAGCCTGGGCGGCTTCGTCTGCCCCGCCGTCATCGCCCGCGACGAACTCTGGAAAATGGGCCAGTTCAAGCCCGGCGACACCATCCGCTTCCGGCCCCTCGCCCGCCCCGACGATCCGATTGCCGCGCCCGCCATCCAGCGCCCGGACATCGACACCGGCTCGGCCATTCTTGCCCGCTCCGATGATGGTCCCGTGCCGGTCGTCTATCGCCGCCAGGGCGACGACAACCTGCTGGTCGAATATGGCGACATGTCCCTCGATATCGCGCTGCGTTTGCGCGTTCACTTGTTGATGAAATCCATCCAGCGGGACGGCAAAATCGGGGCCATTGACCTCACCCCCGGCATCCGTTCGCTGCAAATTCACTATGACGGCACCGCCATGTCGCGCAGCCGCTTACTGGGTTTGCTGGGGGAAATCGAAAAATCTCTCCCCGCCGCCGAAGAGGTGGTCGTCCCCAGCCGGATCGTGCACCTGCCTTTGTCCTGGAATGATCCGGACATTCAGCTGGCGATGCAGAAATACCAGGAATTGGTGCGCCCCAACGCGCCCTGGTGCCCGGACAATATCGAGTTCATCCGCCGCATTAACGGCCTCGACAGCGTCGACGCCGTCAAGCAAACCATCTTCGACGCCAGCTATCTCGTGCTCGGCCTGGGCGACGTTTATCTGGGCGCTCCGGTCGCCACCCCGGTCGATCCGCGCCATCGCCTCGTCACCACCAAATACAACCCCGCCCGCACCTGGACGCCTGAAAACGCCGTCGGCATTGGCGGGGCCTATATGTGCATCTACGGCATGGAAGGCCCAGGCGGATATCAGCTGTTCGGCCGCACCATTCAGGTCTGGAACACCTGGCGCTCGACACCCGCCTTCCAGCCGCAAAAGCCCTGGCTGCTCAATTTCTTCGACCAGATCCGCTTCTTCCCCGTCGATCATCAGGAGCTGGCCGAAGCCCGCGCCGCCTTCCCGCATGGCGCCTATCCCATCCGCATCGAGGAGACAAAATTCTCCTATGCCGACTACGCGCGTGACCTTGCGGCAAATGCCAACAGCATCACCGCCTTCAAGACCCGCCAGCAAGCCGCCTTCGACGCCGAACGCAATCGCTGGAAGGCTGAGGGCCTCGATAGCTTCGTCGCCGACGACGCCGGCAACGGCGCTTTGGAGGGCGATATCCCTGCCGGATGCTTCGGCGTCGGCAGCACCGTCCCCGGCAATATCTGGAAAATCCTGGTCGAAGACGGCGCCGCTGTCGCCGAAGGCGAAGCCGTCGCCATCGTGGAATCCATGAAAATGGAAATCACCGTCACCGCCCACGCCGCCGGCCGCGTCCGCGACGTCCGCGCGGCCCCTGGCCGCAATGTCAAAACCGGCGATGTCATCGTCGTTCTGGAGGAAATCTGA
- a CDS encoding urea amidolyase associated protein UAAP1 produces the protein MSRTPEQIAADRARYEEHQRKGLQNAPKALPAPSAIPAAPIADPIHTETVPGGWYWSTNLKAGDTIRIAQDQGPSAVAMIAWSLADTSERLNLPDTVKVQWTTAIAKGRVLFSDMGRVMFSVTEAASSAHDGLVGGSNAASNTRYSGDTRNTRDNFVLVAGKLGLDRRDIPSALTFFAPVRVTADGAFVWREDMRQPGDYVELRAEMDLVIALSNCPHPLDPNPAYEPNPVTVTRFRLPVPADDLCRTATAEAIRGFENNSMQLA, from the coding sequence ATGAGCCGTACGCCAGAACAGATCGCCGCCGACCGCGCGCGCTATGAAGAACATCAGCGCAAGGGCCTGCAAAACGCCCCCAAAGCCTTGCCTGCCCCCAGCGCGATTCCCGCCGCGCCGATTGCCGACCCCATCCACACCGAAACCGTTCCCGGCGGCTGGTATTGGTCCACCAATCTCAAAGCCGGCGACACCATCCGCATCGCCCAGGATCAGGGCCCCTCGGCCGTGGCCATGATTGCCTGGAGCCTTGCCGACACCAGCGAGCGCCTCAACCTGCCCGACACCGTCAAAGTACAATGGACCACCGCCATCGCCAAGGGCCGCGTGCTGTTTTCCGATATGGGCCGCGTCATGTTCTCGGTCACCGAGGCGGCCTCATCCGCCCATGATGGCCTGGTCGGTGGCTCCAACGCCGCCTCCAACACCCGTTATTCCGGCGACACTCGCAATACGCGCGACAATTTCGTCCTCGTCGCCGGCAAGCTGGGGCTGGATCGTCGCGACATCCCCTCGGCGCTCACCTTCTTCGCCCCTGTCCGCGTCACCGCCGACGGCGCTTTCGTCTGGCGCGAGGACATGCGCCAGCCCGGCGACTATGTCGAACTGCGCGCCGAAATGGATCTGGTCATCGCCCTGTCCAACTGCCCGCACCCGCTCGATCCCAACCCCGCCTATGAACCCAATCCGGTGACCGTCACCCGCTTCCGCCTGCCCGTGCCCGCCGACGACCTCTGCCGCACTGCCACCGCCGAAGCCATTCGTGGCTTTGAAAACAACAGCATGCAGCTGGCTTGA
- a CDS encoding urea amidolyase associated protein UAAP2 → MSIQEHFIPAEKPWSGIVRKGQTIRIVDSEGQQAVDTLFYKADDFSERYSGQDTLRVQGSAYVGIGTKVISNEGNVMLVVTADSCGRHDTSAGACSCESNTVRFGYNTKYLHACRDNFLLEVTKHGMGKRDIVPNINFFMNVPIEPSGQMTIVDGLSAPGDHVELRAEMDVLCVISNCPQVNNPCNGFNPTPIKVVISGDAA, encoded by the coding sequence ATGAGCATTCAGGAACACTTCATCCCCGCCGAAAAGCCCTGGTCCGGTATTGTGCGCAAGGGCCAGACCATCCGCATTGTCGACAGCGAAGGCCAGCAGGCCGTCGATACCCTGTTCTACAAGGCCGACGACTTCTCCGAGCGTTATAGCGGCCAGGACACGCTTCGCGTCCAGGGCAGTGCCTATGTCGGCATCGGCACAAAAGTCATCAGCAATGAAGGCAATGTCATGCTGGTGGTGACGGCCGATAGCTGCGGCCGCCACGACACTTCGGCGGGCGCCTGCTCCTGCGAAAGCAACACCGTCCGCTTCGGCTACAACACCAAATATCTCCACGCCTGCCGCGACAATTTCCTGCTCGAAGTCACCAAACACGGCATGGGCAAGCGCGACATCGTCCCCAATATCAACTTCTTTATGAACGTGCCCATCGAGCCCTCCGGCCAGATGACCATCGTCGACGGCCTCTCCGCCCCCGGCGATCATGTCGAACTGCGGGCCGAAATGGACGTCCTCTGCGTCATCTCCAACTGCCCGCAAGTGAACAACCCCTGCAACGGCTTCAACCCGACGCCGATCAAGGTCGTGATTTCGGGGGATGCTGCATGA
- a CDS encoding ABC transporter ATP-binding protein yields the protein MSTIVLDNVWKEYGDQIVLEKVSLTIASRAFVALVGPSGCGKTTFLKMLLGEEAPTRGTITLDGIPLMAEPGPDRGVVFQRYSVFPHLTVLGNVLLGKAFTGSKIAARLFGASKRSAVEEARQLIADVGLAGSEDKYPAQLSGGMQQRLALAQALIMKPKVLLLDEPFGALDPGIRAEIHVLMKRLWHETELTVVMVTHDMREAFTLGTRVIAFERPRDRPEERERYGALLSRDIDIWPPRIAGEPSIFAPDRDDPVMPLGLAQDDLAPTQGDNP from the coding sequence ATGAGTACCATCGTGCTCGACAATGTCTGGAAGGAATATGGCGACCAGATCGTGCTGGAAAAGGTCTCGCTGACCATCGCTTCCCGCGCCTTCGTCGCCCTGGTCGGCCCCTCCGGCTGCGGCAAGACCACGTTCCTCAAAATGCTGCTGGGAGAAGAAGCCCCCACGCGCGGCACCATCACCCTCGATGGCATCCCGCTGATGGCCGAGCCCGGCCCCGACCGTGGCGTCGTTTTCCAGCGCTATTCGGTATTTCCGCACCTCACCGTGCTGGGCAATGTGCTGCTCGGCAAGGCCTTCACCGGCTCCAAAATCGCCGCCCGCCTGTTCGGCGCCAGCAAGCGCAGTGCCGTCGAAGAAGCGCGCCAGCTCATCGCCGATGTTGGCCTCGCCGGTTCCGAGGACAAATACCCCGCCCAGCTCTCCGGCGGCATGCAACAGCGCCTCGCCCTCGCCCAGGCGCTGATCATGAAGCCCAAAGTGCTGTTGCTCGACGAGCCCTTCGGCGCGCTCGATCCCGGCATTCGCGCCGAAATCCACGTGCTGATGAAGCGCCTGTGGCACGAGACTGAACTCACCGTCGTCATGGTCACCCATGACATGCGCGAGGCCTTCACCCTGGGCACCCGCGTCATCGCCTTCGAGCGGCCGCGCGACCGCCCCGAAGAGCGCGAGCGCTACGGCGCCCTGCTCAGCCGCGACATCGATATCTGGCCGCCGCGCATTGCCGGCGAGCCCTCCATTTTCGCACCCGACCGGGACGACCCGGTCATGCCCTTGGGTCTTGCTCAGGACGACCTGGCGCCAACACAAGGAGATAATCCATGA
- a CDS encoding ABC transporter permease: MRWINTKPGPAMRLMLMLAPFVLLVIAYSMGSAARLADNPSDKLLPALASLTDAINRMAFTPDVRTGEYLMWVDTTASLSRLLWALGISTAIALLFGMTVGMFPYVRALLAPFIATISMVPPLALLPILFIVLGLGEAAKITLIVIGVAPAMIRDLALKVIELPREQIIKAETLGGSSWQIALRVVLPQTLPRLLTCLRLQLGPAWLFLIAAEAISADSGLGYRIFLVRRYLSMDVIFPYVAWITLLAIIMNFALDRLRIAIFPWSNLERQ, encoded by the coding sequence ATGCGTTGGATCAATACCAAACCCGGGCCGGCCATGCGGCTGATGCTCATGCTCGCGCCCTTCGTGTTGCTGGTCATTGCCTATAGTATGGGCTCGGCGGCGCGGCTGGCCGATAATCCCAGCGACAAATTGCTACCCGCATTAGCGAGCCTCACCGACGCCATCAACCGCATGGCCTTCACCCCCGATGTCCGCACCGGCGAATATCTGATGTGGGTGGACACCACAGCCAGCCTCTCCCGCCTGCTCTGGGCGCTGGGCATTTCCACCGCCATCGCCCTGCTCTTCGGCATGACCGTGGGCATGTTCCCCTATGTGCGGGCGCTGCTGGCCCCGTTCATCGCCACCATCTCCATGGTGCCGCCGCTGGCCCTGCTGCCCATTCTCTTCATCGTGCTGGGCCTGGGCGAAGCCGCCAAGATCACCCTGATCGTCATCGGCGTCGCCCCGGCCATGATCCGCGACCTCGCCCTCAAGGTCATTGAGCTGCCGCGCGAACAGATCATCAAGGCCGAAACCCTGGGCGGCTCCTCCTGGCAGATAGCCCTGCGCGTGGTCCTGCCGCAAACTCTGCCGCGGCTGCTCACCTGCCTGCGCCTGCAACTGGGCCCCGCCTGGCTCTTCCTCATCGCCGCCGAAGCCATCTCGGCGGATTCCGGGCTCGGCTACCGCATCTTCCTCGTCCGCCGGTACCTCTCGATGGACGTGATCTTCCCCTATGTGGCCTGGATTACGCTCCTCGCCATCATCATGAATTTCGCGCTCGATCGGCTGCGCATCGCCATCTTCCCCTGGTCCAATCTGGAGCGGCAGTGA
- the mauD gene encoding methylamine dehydrogenase accessory protein MauD has translation MNALILAVGVLWVVVLCLIVALFAMARQIGVLYERVSPMGALVNDAGPRIGDMTPLFSLPSLTGGTVAIGPRPDRSTLVFFLSPTCPVCKKLLPILRSVRQAEDKWLDVVLASDGDLAKHQRFIETADLGSFPYVVSSDLGVSYRVSRLPFAVLLDNRGVIRAKGLVNNREQLESLFNAKEMGVDSIQSFLDSPAPANS, from the coding sequence ATGAATGCACTCATCCTCGCAGTTGGCGTCCTCTGGGTCGTCGTGCTCTGCCTTATCGTCGCGCTGTTCGCCATGGCCCGCCAGATCGGGGTGCTCTACGAACGCGTCTCGCCCATGGGCGCGCTGGTCAATGATGCCGGTCCGCGCATCGGCGACATGACGCCGCTGTTCAGCCTGCCCAGCCTGACGGGCGGCACTGTGGCCATCGGCCCGCGGCCTGACCGCTCGACGCTGGTGTTCTTCCTCTCGCCCACCTGCCCGGTCTGCAAGAAGCTGCTGCCCATCCTGCGCTCGGTGCGACAGGCGGAAGACAAGTGGCTCGACGTAGTGCTGGCCAGCGATGGCGACCTGGCCAAGCATCAGCGCTTCATCGAAACCGCGGATCTGGGCAGTTTCCCTTATGTGGTGTCGAGCGACCTGGGCGTGTCCTATCGCGTCTCGCGCCTGCCCTTTGCCGTGCTGCTCGACAATCGCGGTGTCATCCGCGCCAAGGGCCTGGTCAACAATCGCGAGCAGTTGGAAAGCCTGTTCAACGCCAAGGAAATGGGCGTCGACTCGATCCAGAGCTTTCTCGACAGCCCTGCCCCCGCCAATAGCTGA
- a CDS encoding c-type cytochrome, which yields MKSLRAFALLGLLATSPAAAQERSPHANYILRCAGCHAMDGSGHPVGGIPDFRNLVGAFARDETGRTYLMHVPGVIGASLSDTEIAAVLNYIMDNWGGESVPADFVPFTGIEVSTLRAKSIGDVVTYRRKLVETLTEQGIATAGYPWP from the coding sequence ATGAAATCTCTGCGCGCCTTTGCCTTGCTCGGCCTGCTGGCGACATCGCCCGCAGCCGCGCAAGAGCGCTCGCCCCACGCCAATTACATCCTGCGCTGCGCCGGGTGCCATGCCATGGATGGCTCGGGACATCCGGTGGGTGGCATCCCCGATTTTCGCAACCTGGTAGGCGCCTTTGCCCGCGACGAAACCGGGCGCACCTATCTGATGCATGTGCCCGGCGTGATTGGCGCCAGCTTGTCCGACACTGAAATCGCGGCAGTGCTCAACTACATCATGGACAATTGGGGCGGGGAATCCGTGCCTGCCGATTTCGTACCGTTCACCGGTATCGAAGTCAGCACACTACGCGCCAAGAGTATTGGCGATGTCGTTACCTATCGGCGCAAACTGGTCGAAACTCTTACCGAGCAGGGCATTGCCACAGCGGGCTATCCCTGGCCTTAA
- a CDS encoding c-type cytochrome produces the protein MHKGLVVTLALALLAAPAHGQDAAGQTAFADTCGACHMADGSGSPGLAPPLNDTALWQRLGDQSGRYVTGVILSGLTGKIEARGQIYVGLAMPTHNWLGDEEIVAIANYLLADINGLPPSVDAALVAELRAAVPSHADLRAMRKGNQ, from the coding sequence ATGCATAAAGGCCTTGTCGTAACGCTGGCGCTTGCACTGCTCGCCGCGCCTGCCCACGGGCAGGATGCGGCGGGGCAGACAGCCTTCGCCGATACCTGCGGCGCCTGCCATATGGCGGATGGCAGCGGCTCGCCGGGGCTGGCGCCACCGCTCAACGACACCGCGCTGTGGCAGAGGCTGGGCGACCAGAGCGGGCGCTATGTCACCGGGGTCATCCTGAGCGGCCTCACCGGCAAGATCGAAGCCCGCGGGCAGATCTATGTGGGCCTTGCCATGCCGACGCATAATTGGCTGGGAGACGAGGAGATCGTCGCCATCGCCAATTACCTGCTGGCCGACATTAATGGCCTGCCGCCTTCGGTCGATGCCGCGCTGGTTGCCGAATTGCGCGCAGCAGTGCCCAGCCACGCTGACTTGCGGGCAATGCGCAAAGGTAACCAATGA
- a CDS encoding putative urea ABC transporter substrate-binding protein: MTKLSKFLVTALLASTLGFGATLPALAQAKTDFKVAWSIYVGWMPWGYAADNGIVQKWADKYGITIEVTQFNDYVESMNQYTAGAYDAVTLTNMDGLSIPAAGGVDTTAVIIGDFSNGNDAVILKDQTALAAIKGQPVNLVEFSVSHYLLARALESAGMSERDVNVVNTSDPDMVGAFQTPDVTAMVTWNPMVSEILALPDATNVFNSADIPGEIIDLMVANTDVLAANPDFGKALVGIWYDTMSIMTADTPEGAAARQAMGVASGTDQAGFEAQLAATKLFPTPAEAVAFTTAPELATTMDRVRTFLFDKGLLGSGAPSADVIGIELPDGTVLGDAANVKLRFTASYLSMAADSAL, from the coding sequence ATGACGAAACTGTCCAAATTTCTCGTTACGGCATTGCTGGCTTCGACACTGGGTTTCGGCGCAACGCTGCCCGCACTCGCCCAGGCCAAGACCGACTTCAAAGTCGCCTGGTCGATCTATGTCGGCTGGATGCCCTGGGGCTATGCCGCCGACAATGGCATCGTCCAGAAATGGGCCGACAAATACGGCATCACTATCGAGGTCACCCAGTTCAACGACTATGTGGAGTCGATGAACCAATACACCGCAGGCGCCTATGACGCGGTGACTCTCACCAATATGGATGGCCTCTCTATCCCCGCTGCTGGTGGCGTCGACACCACCGCCGTGATCATCGGCGACTTCTCCAACGGCAATGACGCCGTCATCCTCAAGGACCAGACCGCGCTGGCCGCCATCAAGGGGCAGCCAGTCAATCTCGTCGAATTCTCCGTCTCCCATTACCTGCTCGCCCGGGCGCTCGAAAGCGCCGGGATGAGCGAGCGCGACGTCAATGTGGTCAATACCTCCGACCCCGATATGGTCGGCGCCTTCCAGACGCCTGACGTCACCGCCATGGTCACCTGGAACCCCATGGTCTCCGAAATTCTCGCTTTGCCCGACGCCACCAATGTCTTCAACAGCGCCGATATTCCCGGCGAAATCATCGACCTGATGGTCGCCAACACCGACGTGCTCGCGGCCAATCCCGATTTCGGCAAGGCCTTGGTCGGCATCTGGTATGACACGATGTCCATCATGACCGCCGACACTCCGGAAGGCGCAGCCGCGCGGCAGGCCATGGGCGTTGCCTCGGGCACCGACCAGGCTGGTTTCGAGGCTCAGCTTGCCGCCACCAAGCTGTTCCCCACGCCAGCGGAAGCCGTCGCCTTCACCACCGCGCCCGAGCTTGCCACCACCATGGATCGCGTCCGCACCTTCCTGTTCGACAAGGGCCTGCTCGGCTCCGGCGCCCCTTCGGCTGACGTCATAGGCATCGAATTGCCCGATGGCACCGTGCTGGGCGACGCCGCCAACGTAAAGCTGCGCTTCACCGCCAGCTACCTGAGCATGGCCGCCGACAGCGCCCTCTGA